Genomic window (Lycium barbarum isolate Lr01 chromosome 2, ASM1917538v2, whole genome shotgun sequence):
TGGTTGTCTTAAGGAAGAAATCCACCCGAATGAGCAAGATGAAGTGTCACAAATACTCCTTGAGACATTTAAGTGTGTTCCCACTTTTGTTCCACCTGATTTGTTTACCAAGTACTATCATGGATTTTGTAAACAACAACTTTGGCCTTTGTTCCACTATATGTTGCCACTTTCGCCCGATCTTGGTGGTCGATTCAATCGATTACTATGGCAGGCTTATGTTTCTGTAAACAAAATTTTTGCCGATAGAATCATGGAAGTGATTAATCCAGAAGACGACTTTGTGTGGGTTCATGATTATCATCTCATGGTATTACCTACTTTCTTGAGGAAGAGATTTAATAGAGTGAAGCTAGGATTTTTCCTGCATAGCCCGTTTCCGTCTTCGGAGATATATAAAACTTTGCCTATTCGCGAAGAGATCTTACGAGCTTTATTGAATTCGGATTTGATTGGGTTCCACACTTTTGACTACGCGAGGCACTTCCTCTCGTGCTGTAGTCGGATGTTAGGTATTTCTTATGAGTCGAAAAGGGGTTACATAGGCCTCGAGTACTATGGCAGGACTGTAAGTATTAAAATTCTGCCGGTCGGTATTCACATGGGGCAGCTTCAGCAAGTCTTGAGTCTCCCCGAGACGGAAGTGAAAGTCGCCGAGCTCGTGGAACAGTTTAATCATCAGGGAAGGACGTTGTTGCTCGGAGTTGACGACATGGACATATTTAAAGGAATTAGTTTGAAGTTATTGGCAATGGAGCAACTTCTATTGCAGCACCCGGAGAAGCAAGGGAAAGTTGTTTTAGTGCAGATAGCGAATCCCGCTAGAGGCAAAGGAAAAGATGTCGAAGAAGTTCGGGAAGAAACGAATTCAACAGTGAAGCGAATTAACGAAGTTTACGGAAGACCCGGGTATCAACCAGTTATCTTGATTGATAAGCCACTAAAGTTTTACGAAAGGATTGCTTATTATGTTGTTGCGGAATGTTGCCTGGTGACAGCTGTCAGGGACGGGATGAACCTTATACCGTACGAGTATATAATTAGTCGACAAGGAAATGAGAAGCTGGATAAGGTTCTGAAGCTCGACTCATCTACACAGAAGAAGAGCATGTTAGTCGTGTCCGAGTTTATCGGGTGTTCTCCCTCGTTGAGCGGAGCAATCCGAGTAAATCCGTGGAACATCGACGTAGTTGCCGATGCAATGGACTCTGCTTTAGTAATGCCTGAGCCAGAGAAGCAACTTAGGCACGAAAAACATTACAGGTACGTTAGTACCCATGATGTTGGATATTGGGCTCGTAGCTTCTTGCAAGATTTGGGGAGAACATGCAAGGATCACGTAAGACGAAGATGCTGGGGTATTGGATTTGGTTTAAGTTTCAGGGTTGTTGCGCTCGATCCGAATTTTAGGAAGCTTTCGATGGAGCATATAGTTTCGGCATATAAAAGGACAACAACCAGGGCGATCCTTCTGGACTATGACGGAACTTTGATGCCTCAAAATGCAATCGATAAGAAGCCAAGTGCTAAAACCATTGAAATCATCAAAACTTTGTGCAGAGACAAGAGCAATATGGTGTTCATCGTCAGTGCTAGAAGCCGAAAGACGTTAGCTGACTGGTTTCCAACTTGTGAGAAACTTGGTATTGCAGCCGAGCATGGCTATTTCTTGAGGTATTGCTTGATGTTCTAACTTGTTTCCTTTTgatagagaaaatgacaaaaatggttccTTAAGCATGCATTCACAGTTTTAGTCCCTTAAGTTGCTCAAAAGTTAAATTTGACGGGAACTatgagaaaaaagaaaattagCGGGAACTCATAATTAGAGGTACAATTTATGTAGTTTCTACTATTTTAGACTTATTTCTAGAATCGGGTGCAGCTTTTTGAGGAGTAATTACTGCTACTCTTTTTGTTATCATTTTCGTTTCTAGTGCAGTTTCTTATGTTGCATATTTTAGGTTTTGCTGGGACTTTCTTGGTGTTTATGGTTAAATCTtcacacctccccccccccccccccccccacccacccacccacacACAAAAACTATTTTCATCAAATCTAAAGAACATTAAATGTTAACTATTTGAGggaccaaaactgttaaatgCATACTtgagggactattttgaacctaccctcaaacataaggaCCATTTTTTTCAATCTCCCTTGAAGAGACGAATTCGCAATTAACGCTCAGGTTCAAATTTCAAATGGTTCCCTTGAAGAGATGAATTCACAATTAACGATCAGATTCAAAATTCAAATGGTTCTTTGAATTTACAGGATGAATCAAGATGAAGGATGGGAAACATGCATACCAGAAGTAGAATGTTGTTGGAAAGAAATCGCCGAGCCTGTTATGCAACTTTACACCGAGACTACTGATGGATCGGTTATTGAAGACAAGGAAACATCGATGGTCTGGTCTTACGAGGATGCGGATCCTGATTTCGGATCGTGTCAGGCTAAAGAACTTCTTGATCACCTAGAAAGTGTGCTGGCTAATGAACCTGTCACTGTCAAGAGTGGACAGAATATAGTGGAAGTTAAGCCCCAGGTATGTGTTTTAGCTTTCTGTAGAAATGGAGGGCATTTGCAGGAGTGAAAACGCTTCTGCCGCTTGCTTGAGGACTGCAAATTAATATTTGTTGTTTTGGAAGATAGTTGCTATTGCATATATGTCGGTTTGTTTGTTAGAGACGTGGCAGTGCATTTATGACGTGAAAGACTAGTTGTCAATTTTAATTCTCGATTCTCAGTGTATGAAACTGGTTGCGTCTGATCAATAGTAAAATTAATGTAAGATTCTAAATCATAAAAGTTGGTGATAGAGCAACCGTTCCATAATAACGCCATCATCTCTACTTGTAGGTATGTGACTCATTTAAAATGAAATCTATATTGTTGAGTTGTAATTTTGTTGACAGAAGCCAGACCCTAGTATCGACTTTGCGTATATTAGGTTCACTGTAGATACAAATTCTCTTTAGGGGAAAAAGTAATTAGTTTGAATCCGCGTTATTTTCTGTATTCTTCAGGAAAAACCTTTtgcgaaaaagaaaaagagagaggaggaCTTGAGATGTATAACTGTGGGACCTCATATGTGAAACATTCTTTTATCTTTGTTTGTGCTTTCTCTTTTGTTTCTTGTTTGGTATTCCCTCTGTTTCAAATTGTGTCTTACGctatctttcctttttagtctgtttaatAAAATTGTCACTTTCTATATTTAAGTAACTCTTCAATTTCAACATCATACATGACATGTTTAATGACATGTCTCAGACCACAAGATTCACGGGTATTTTGGTACAATACACatctgtagtttttttttttttttgatgaagtaatttATACATATATCTATGGTTTAAGggttaagaccacaagattcaaaaatttcCTTTATTTAAACTTTGTGCCCAGTCAAATTAAGACGcataaattgaaatgaattgaGTATGATTTATATGCTGGGAAAGGGGCGAACTGCAGGATTTTGTATAGCAACTCTATATTGTGGCACAGTCCTAAACCTCACAATTGCAAACTCAAATCTGCCCTCTAAACATTTTTTTAGTCCTTGAGATGTGCTAAATTTCTGGTAATGTGAATGTATGTCCTCAAAAACATGCTCCTTCCTGCAGGGTGTATCCAAAGGGCTTGTTGCCAAGCGGCTCCTTACCACAATGCAAGAGAAAGGAATGTCACCAGATTTTGTCCTTTGCATAGGAGATGACCGATCGGATGAAGACATGTTCGAGGTGATTATGAGCTCGGTGTCTGGCCCGTCCATGGCTCCATCAGCTGAAGTCTTTGCTTGCACTGTCGGGCGGAAGCCAAGCAAAGCAAAATACTATCTCGATGACACGACCGAGATAGTCAGACTCATGCAGGGATTGGCCTCTGTTGCTGAACAAATGTTACCTCAGATGTAAAGGCCAAATGCGGTTTTTCTAagttttcttgtttcttgatgATTTGTAAATTATAATGGAACTATAGGGAAGCTGCATTACTAGTTCTTGAATGTCTCTTTGTTTTGTTGTGTTTCGATCAGTTGTAAATTACTAATGAACTATAGTGAAGCTGCATTCGAAGTACTTGACTTAATGTTCtattttttctgttttacccCCTTTCGGTATTTGATCTCTTTCTAGTAAATTATACATAAGTGTTTTAAGTTGCTATGATGTTGTCTCTTTTGTTGTTTTATGGTCTTCCATCCTAACCAAAGTCAAATTCCTATTTTAGACATTATATCAATACCAGTATACGAAATTGCTTTTTTAAGCAGTAGCTGGTAAGTTTTTACTTACTGTTCTCTTTGCTTTTGCAGCATTATGGTTTTAATGTCTGCTAAATATGACAAACTATTTAATTATTAGTCTCTGCATCTGTATTGTACACTACAATTAATccatttatttatttagtttCTACATCTGCTCCACCTTTTTCAAGCTCCATAATCTTGCTCCTCAATTAAGGGTCTCAGTTTATCTGCTGtttaaaaattgaaatcacaGTAATATAATTCATTTTTTCAATTTCAAATTTTACCAAAGAAAAGGACCgagaattatttatttttttccggAATTTTTCCTCACTTTGAACTTCATTAGCGCCCTGCAGAACAATTCTTGAACTACTAAGAAGGGTGCAATGAGAGGTGGTCCTTAACTAATGCAAAAAATCCTTTATACCTATGAGCTTTCCTAGACATTTTAAGTATACCAATCCTCTCTACAATTGAGCTTTATCTGTATAAGAATAACCTCACTATGTACATTTATTCTCTTGAAAATCCTCCAGTTTCTAGCTCTCCATGTATGATAAATTACTGCACCCCAGATAGCTGCAACCACCTTCTTAAATTGAGGCCAATGCTTCCTTTTGATTCTAGCCAAAGTTTGTTGTACACCTCCAAGTTGTAGTTGGGCACCAGCCCACTTGCATCGAGAGTCCAAAAGCAGTCCACAAATAGGTGCTGAGCAGTTTCTACAGCCTGAATATACACAAGCAGTAGTGTCAATACTAGAAACAAGAGATTTTCCCACCGACATCCAGTAGAAAGTTTAtgttataaaatataattttccaCCTCAATTCCACTGAACCAGCTCACAGGAAACACATAGTGGGAAAGAGCCAAACTGGGTCTCATTGATATGCTGGGAAACTTCTATTTTTTTCGTGTGAAAATACCACTATTAAGGTTTTGCCCACCGCATTCAATATAAAATAACCACTGAACATATTTCAGCCAAAATCAGTGGGAACATATTTAGTAGTGTGTTCATCCTACACTTGAATGTTCAACCTGAGTAATCTGTCTTTGGTAAGTAGCCTACTTTGGCTAACCACCCATAAGACAAATCTGTGTTTGGGCTGAGCAACTGTTGTCCAAATTAACTCAGATGTCTCAGTCTTCTAAGTGGCCCAAGCAGATACTGGGCACCCAACATAAATGTTGCATGCTTTATTCCTTTAACATATCACAGAAAGTACATAATGGATCCACTCCCATACTCCAAACATTCAACCTGTCTTTTGTATATACTATCACTTTTACCATTCACTGCTAGAATCAGACATTTTTCTCACTGACATTCAGTGAGAAATTTGTGCTGTAAAACAtgatttttcccacctcattcCCGCCGAACCTGCTCACTGGGAAAACGCATGGTGGGAAACAAGTTCTCATTGAAACACTTGAAAACTTTCTTAATTTTTCtgtgtgaaaacactactatttagtTTTTTCTACTGACATAAATAGCCACTGCACATTTTTCAATGGAAAATCAGTGGGAAAATATAGATTTTTTTTAGTAGAGATTTGGTTAGCAAAGTGATAGTATTGTGAGTTTTAAGTGACAAAATAAAATTGTATAACTTTAGTGCACAACAATTATAATTATTTAACCATTTAGGTGACATGAGAGGGAAGACTAACAAGTTTTTAAGTGTGAGATTGGAACAAAAATAAAGAGTTGAATCAGAATGGGGAAAGCTAGGTTGCACCGTTTACTCCAAAAAGGCTagtattaatattttaaaatatgtgTACAAAAATTATTGGCACTTTTTAGAAGGTGATCATTTATGATGAATATTAAAGTTATCTTCGTCACCTTTTTTATGAAATTTAAATGTACAAAAAACTGACCCTATTACATGACCACTCATCTATGTCCTTTTTAGGTTTCCCTTTGAGCTATGACAATGGGTAAGCAAACAATCATAGGTCGTTATCAAGTACAAATAATACGTAGCTAATCAATTTCTAtttgcaaaataatatatatatgtatgtttatgttgAAGACTATAAATGTCACACATTATCATTTGAGTAACCTAGCATGTAAGTGGTAATGGAAGAAACTTTTACACTATTAGTGTACATAACTTAAACTCATATACAACATGCCGACACAGCTATATAAGAATATGGCTAAGTATTCATAAATGTAGGACATGTTGTAAAGCCTCAGAAACATAAATTTTAAATTCACTATTACATATGTAGAATTTGTGGTAATAAATAATAAATTCACTATTAAATCGATACTACTTGTACAAATCCTTGATGTTCGCGGTTTGGTTAAAAATTGATCCAAAtcgaaaatcgaaccaaaccgatattTATTTGGGTTGAGTTTGGTTaggttttaaaaattaaaaaactgatcatatttgatttggttttgatttttcTAAAAGTAAATCGAAGAAAAAagcgaaccaaaccgataaattttatacataatttttatgattatatatatatacaatacattacttttataaatacttttaaataatttgtatactttttcaataaaaaaatatatttatctcTAATAGGCTTAAGAATTTTATACCTTAAGCACATTTCTAAAACAAATCCATGAattcaaactttattcacttaattaTTACTTATAAATTCTAAGACATTTTCAACATAATCCAAGAATATTATAAAAGGGTAATAACGAATTATAAGTTGGAAAATGATAGAAAATTCTCTCCTAATTgtaagaaaagaaaatgaaagaggGAAATAACGTTAGTTTTCTTTAAAACCGACACAAACCGACTACAACCAAACCGATGGATAagtattatatttggtttggtttggttttaagaattttaaaaaccgactagaatgatttgattttggttttaacctAAAACCGACCCAAACCAACCCATTAACACCTCTACACCTCTACGTATGCTAGTGCCGACTACTTTTAATAATATCTATGAAATACCAATGTCATCGACTTATCATGAAAGCTATTGTCTCACACTCTAAAGCCACGCATTTGTTTCGATTATTTATTAGTGTGAAGCTATTTACATCTTTTCCACTTCTTATATTTGTTTCGTACGTTTCTCCGTGTTACGAGATTTTCTTGTGCTCCCACTAGGCCACTAGAGTTCTCATTAGTCCCATGACCCTAGTCAAAGTGCAAGAAGATACTGCCATAATAAGCACGGCAAGAGAATGTAACAATTAATGATATCGTCAATCAATCGAATATTGATATCCACTAGAATTTAGGGGTATATAGGCAGTCatagaaaataaaattaaaaaaatcaataaatatcGAACTAATAAAAAATCGATTTTAGTTGTTTAGCCGCTTCTCTAGGAGA
Coding sequences:
- the LOC132625850 gene encoding alpha,alpha-trehalose-phosphate synthase [UDP-forming] 6, whose protein sequence is MVSRSYSNLLELASGEAPSPSFTRMSRRIPRIMTVAGIMSDLDDDGSESGCSDPSSSSAQKDRIIVVANQLPIRVQRKTDGSKGWLFSWDENSLLLQLKDGLGDDEIEVIYVGCLKEEIHPNEQDEVSQILLETFKCVPTFVPPDLFTKYYHGFCKQQLWPLFHYMLPLSPDLGGRFNRLLWQAYVSVNKIFADRIMEVINPEDDFVWVHDYHLMVLPTFLRKRFNRVKLGFFLHSPFPSSEIYKTLPIREEILRALLNSDLIGFHTFDYARHFLSCCSRMLGISYESKRGYIGLEYYGRTVSIKILPVGIHMGQLQQVLSLPETEVKVAELVEQFNHQGRTLLLGVDDMDIFKGISLKLLAMEQLLLQHPEKQGKVVLVQIANPARGKGKDVEEVREETNSTVKRINEVYGRPGYQPVILIDKPLKFYERIAYYVVAECCLVTAVRDGMNLIPYEYIISRQGNEKLDKVLKLDSSTQKKSMLVVSEFIGCSPSLSGAIRVNPWNIDVVADAMDSALVMPEPEKQLRHEKHYRYVSTHDVGYWARSFLQDLGRTCKDHVRRRCWGIGFGLSFRVVALDPNFRKLSMEHIVSAYKRTTTRAILLDYDGTLMPQNAIDKKPSAKTIEIIKTLCRDKSNMVFIVSARSRKTLADWFPTCEKLGIAAEHGYFLRMNQDEGWETCIPEVECCWKEIAEPVMQLYTETTDGSVIEDKETSMVWSYEDADPDFGSCQAKELLDHLESVLANEPVTVKSGQNIVEVKPQGVSKGLVAKRLLTTMQEKGMSPDFVLCIGDDRSDEDMFEVIMSSVSGPSMAPSAEVFACTVGRKPSKAKYYLDDTTEIVRLMQGLASVAEQMLPQM